The following proteins come from a genomic window of Pseudomonas sp. MAG733B:
- a CDS encoding methyltransferase — translation MPAKGVDSHVLTGEDLLARFTALDAFLTEYEALWKPRPFTYLHLPWETSYPELAGWLRGRSLEDAENSHNQPCLLDAPEPFATLAQMSLALSAVDELPVHALEAAGHRLNVDVPGRKWQQIEAFASRLQFAEAPRHWLDWCSGKGHLGRRLLQTGQQLTCLEYDPTLVASGQALSQRHHLHALHVEQDVLAANTASLLKSEHTPVALHACGDLHVQLIRLASAAGCKQLAIAPCCYNRISLTQYSPMSSAAQGSDLQLSLDDLALPMSETVTAGARVRRQRDTSMARRLGFDLLQRELRGVDEYLPSPSLPSAWLDKSFADYCHHLAALKELSTICQQDWPAREAAGWQRLAHVRNLELLRGLFRRPLELWLVLDRALFLRDQGYEVRLGTFCETPLTPRNFLLLAERA, via the coding sequence ATGCCTGCCAAGGGCGTTGATTCCCACGTGCTGACGGGCGAGGACCTGCTCGCCCGCTTCACCGCGCTGGATGCTTTTCTGACAGAGTATGAGGCGCTGTGGAAGCCGCGGCCGTTCACTTATCTGCATCTTCCCTGGGAAACCTCCTACCCCGAGTTGGCCGGTTGGCTACGCGGGCGCTCGCTGGAGGATGCGGAAAACAGTCATAACCAACCTTGCCTGCTTGATGCGCCAGAGCCATTTGCGACCCTGGCGCAGATGTCCCTTGCCCTGAGCGCTGTGGATGAATTGCCCGTTCATGCACTGGAAGCCGCGGGTCATCGACTGAACGTCGATGTTCCGGGCCGCAAGTGGCAGCAGATCGAAGCCTTCGCCAGTCGCTTGCAGTTTGCCGAAGCGCCAAGGCATTGGCTGGATTGGTGTTCGGGCAAAGGTCACCTGGGCCGACGTCTGCTGCAAACAGGGCAACAACTGACCTGCCTGGAATACGACCCAACGCTGGTTGCCAGTGGCCAGGCGCTCAGCCAGCGTCATCATTTGCATGCGCTGCATGTCGAACAGGATGTACTCGCGGCCAACACGGCTTCGTTACTTAAGTCAGAACATACGCCCGTTGCACTGCACGCCTGCGGCGATCTGCATGTGCAACTGATCCGGCTCGCCAGTGCCGCAGGCTGCAAACAACTCGCCATCGCCCCTTGCTGCTACAACCGGATCAGTCTGACCCAGTACTCGCCAATGTCCTCGGCGGCACAGGGTTCCGACCTACAACTGTCCCTCGACGATCTCGCGCTACCGATGAGTGAAACCGTCACCGCTGGCGCTCGCGTGCGACGACAACGAGACACATCCATGGCCCGGCGCCTGGGATTCGACCTGTTGCAGCGAGAGCTGCGTGGCGTTGACGAGTATCTGCCCAGCCCTTCCTTACCGAGCGCCTGGCTCGATAAATCGTTTGCCGACTACTGCCATCATTTGGCCGCACTCAAAGAGTTATCCACAATCTGCCAGCAGGATTGGCCAGCCCGGGAAGCCGCCGGCTGGCAGCGCTTGGCACATGTGCGCAATCTGGAGCTGCTGCGTGGACTTTTCCGACGCCCGCTGGAGCTTTGGCTGGTGCTTGATCGGGCGCTTTTCCTGCGTGATCAAGGCTACGAAGTTCGTCTCGGCACCTTCTGCGAAACCCCGCTCACGCCGCGCAATTTCCTGCTGTTGGCAGAACGCGCATAA
- a CDS encoding DUF6530 family protein: MKIPTHLKHKPVLEVANYDQIDGPFAKGTDAKGLSIGLAQWNEPGCTEISAKVWRNTGEKWSRQSEELPLHRAIDLTTLICTAIRYTENGNELASTDDFPITFSTDNGERKRYLEIMKKEVAANKAHLDVSLDRLVIALKKLGKI; this comes from the coding sequence ATGAAAATCCCGACGCACCTGAAGCACAAGCCTGTTCTGGAAGTAGCTAATTACGACCAAATCGATGGCCCCTTTGCTAAGGGCACTGATGCGAAAGGCCTATCCATCGGATTGGCTCAGTGGAATGAACCAGGCTGCACGGAAATTTCGGCCAAGGTGTGGCGCAACACCGGCGAAAAATGGTCGCGCCAGTCCGAAGAGCTGCCCCTGCACCGGGCAATCGACTTGACCACGCTGATTTGCACTGCCATTCGGTACACCGAAAATGGCAATGAGCTAGCATCAACCGATGATTTCCCCATCACCTTTTCAACCGACAACGGAGAGAGGAAAAGATATTTGGAGATCATGAAGAAAGAGGTGGCCGCCAATAAAGCGCATCTGGACGTGAGTCTGGATCGCTTGGTGATTGCCTTAAAGAAGCTAGGAAAAATTTAA
- a CDS encoding S8 family peptidase, with the protein MATYKHLNIAREVLDNQRRTKNPPHFVTRGDLRGHGQKLNGYFATAEGLARKQIGSSAGSPFVLKLKYEGALTFANLSHHGLEFISQEDKQLCVVFATEAGLSMFADHLKKLGVLGTSLTYRQILEAIEGIEAWSAEDRKSWALKNIGLPSTPSFKLDVELWPVDVANHPNRIRLTTAFEGWLESQKIRKLDKINLDSLLLYRVEVTTDQAQLLLDHRDVRLVDLLPATGISIRQLNRDINELPRNIPSPAADAARVCILDSGINGSHPLLRSAMAESASFIDGEGDDDEVGHGTAVAGVALYGDVEACDKSNYWRPEFWIYNGKVMKKCPHTGNAVYDEHSLEASLTKAVEYFVDLGCRIFNLSLGNSHAPYDGTHVRGLAYILDVLSRHHNVLFVVSTGNYCGSDNPPTPINSWRDEYPEYLVAEQSAIIDPAPAMTVLTVGSISRHNATYDAQRFPEIQQLSPASENQPSPFTRHGPSVKGAFKPELIAAGGNLASPMRRANEQWRPDMHGLGVLTLNHQVIGNTLFKEVSGTSFAAPYITHLAGRLLNEYPAASANLLRAMLVNQAYLPDQVISTFSDEFKKAYKEDKNTYNREVARDVAGYGSVSESDLFRSSDNVVVLMSEESIENDSCQFYELPLPSDYLRSARATRELSVTLAYSPAVRTTRIDYLATQISYRLVKGTSLDDVQKHFNQLKKAETETRNDDATTNRDISAQARSRGTVQSSRWTFKQRKPNEKWYVVVIRQDREWSHPDVLDKEPYALVVTVADRENESAKLYTQIHALIQQQVEARERLRAATRLQNRG; encoded by the coding sequence GTGGCTACCTACAAGCACCTGAACATTGCGCGCGAGGTACTGGATAACCAGCGCCGGACGAAAAACCCTCCCCATTTCGTGACCCGCGGGGATCTTCGCGGGCATGGCCAAAAACTGAATGGCTACTTCGCAACAGCTGAAGGCCTAGCCAGAAAGCAAATCGGCTCCTCTGCCGGCTCCCCCTTCGTCCTCAAACTGAAATACGAGGGCGCACTTACGTTCGCCAACTTGTCACACCACGGGTTGGAATTCATCAGCCAAGAAGACAAACAGCTGTGCGTTGTGTTTGCGACGGAGGCTGGCTTGTCCATGTTCGCCGACCACCTGAAAAAGTTGGGTGTCTTGGGTACCAGCTTGACCTACCGCCAGATCTTGGAAGCGATCGAAGGGATCGAGGCGTGGTCCGCAGAGGATCGCAAGAGCTGGGCGCTCAAGAATATCGGCCTTCCAAGCACTCCTAGCTTTAAGCTTGACGTCGAACTTTGGCCTGTTGACGTGGCGAACCACCCCAACCGCATCCGGCTCACAACTGCTTTCGAGGGCTGGCTAGAGAGCCAGAAAATCCGAAAGCTCGACAAGATCAATCTGGACAGTCTGCTGTTGTACCGAGTTGAGGTCACCACAGACCAGGCACAATTGCTGCTAGATCATCGTGATGTGCGACTTGTAGATCTCCTTCCTGCAACTGGGATCAGCATTCGCCAGCTAAATCGCGACATCAACGAGCTCCCTCGAAACATTCCTTCCCCCGCTGCTGATGCAGCTAGGGTCTGCATTTTGGATAGCGGTATCAATGGGAGTCACCCGCTATTGAGGTCGGCAATGGCTGAGAGCGCCTCTTTTATCGATGGCGAAGGAGATGACGATGAGGTAGGCCACGGCACGGCGGTGGCCGGTGTGGCTCTATATGGCGACGTGGAGGCTTGTGACAAGTCGAATTACTGGAGGCCAGAGTTCTGGATCTACAACGGGAAGGTGATGAAGAAGTGCCCGCATACCGGAAATGCGGTCTATGACGAGCACTCGCTTGAGGCGTCCCTGACCAAGGCTGTCGAGTATTTCGTTGATCTTGGTTGCAGGATCTTCAATCTCTCGCTGGGTAACAGCCATGCACCGTATGATGGTACCCATGTCCGCGGTCTCGCCTACATCCTGGATGTTCTCTCCAGGCACCACAACGTCTTATTTGTGGTTTCGACGGGTAACTATTGTGGGTCGGATAACCCGCCAACGCCCATCAACAGCTGGCGAGACGAATACCCCGAGTATCTGGTAGCAGAACAGAGCGCTATCATTGATCCTGCACCCGCTATGACGGTATTGACAGTGGGGAGTATCTCCCGGCACAACGCCACTTACGACGCTCAGCGGTTTCCTGAAATCCAGCAACTCTCACCAGCTTCAGAAAATCAGCCTTCACCCTTCACCCGACATGGCCCCTCAGTAAAAGGCGCCTTCAAGCCGGAGCTCATCGCCGCGGGCGGTAATCTCGCAAGCCCAATGAGGCGGGCAAACGAGCAGTGGCGCCCTGATATGCATGGGCTAGGCGTCCTCACCCTCAATCACCAGGTGATAGGCAATACGCTGTTCAAAGAAGTGAGTGGTACTAGCTTCGCGGCACCATACATCACTCACTTGGCTGGACGTTTACTGAACGAGTATCCAGCCGCATCTGCCAACCTGCTTCGTGCCATGTTGGTCAATCAGGCGTATTTGCCAGATCAAGTTATCTCCACTTTCTCCGATGAGTTCAAGAAGGCCTATAAGGAGGATAAGAACACCTACAACCGCGAGGTCGCGCGAGATGTGGCGGGCTATGGCTCTGTGAGCGAAAGCGATCTCTTCAGGTCCTCCGATAACGTCGTAGTGCTGATGTCGGAAGAGAGCATTGAAAACGATTCATGTCAGTTCTACGAGCTTCCGCTTCCGTCCGATTACCTGCGCTCTGCCCGCGCGACACGGGAACTCTCCGTGACACTTGCCTATTCACCAGCGGTACGTACCACTAGGATCGATTATCTAGCTACTCAGATCAGCTATCGCTTGGTTAAGGGCACTTCGCTGGATGACGTTCAGAAGCACTTCAACCAGTTGAAGAAAGCCGAAACCGAGACGCGAAACGACGACGCGACCACCAATCGTGACATCTCTGCTCAAGCACGCAGCCGCGGTACCGTTCAGTCCTCGCGCTGGACCTTTAAGCAGCGCAAGCCAAATGAAAAATGGTATGTAGTAGTGATCCGTCAGGATCGCGAGTGGAGCCATCCTGATGTGCTGGACAAAGAGCCTTACGCGTTGGTGGTTACCGTAGCGGATCGGGAAAACGAGAGCGCAAAGCTCTACACTCAGATCCATGCTCTGATTCAGCAGCAGGTCGAAGCTAGAGAGCGACTGAGGGCTGCTACACGTTTGCAAAACAGAGGTTAA
- a CDS encoding ATP-binding protein, translating into MANGKILRQLFRAGTAGDANAFRLASKAVIEEERQKQHHLLANDLEQILYGGESNLRASGSTQRAHYDVPVDKERGLPLLDIRSPKRSLDEVILPPSSSAALEEILEENRRADVLRSYGMQPAGKVIFFGPPGCGKTLAAEVVAFELDRPLAIVRLDALVSSFLGETAANLRKVFDFIAQHPFVVLFDEFDAIGKERDNGSDHGELRRVVNAVLQMMDSYEGSSLIIAATNHEKILDSAIWRRFDESIEFPLPDEKQLKEILHLKLRGIRRQFEIDDKEVLKEFKGKSGADVERVIRRAAKRMILREQEFLTIKELKSALAREDLRKS; encoded by the coding sequence ATGGCAAATGGTAAAATTCTTCGGCAGCTGTTCAGAGCAGGCACTGCGGGCGATGCGAATGCATTTCGCCTCGCGTCAAAAGCCGTTATTGAAGAAGAGCGGCAAAAGCAGCACCATCTGCTAGCGAATGATTTGGAACAGATTCTGTACGGCGGTGAATCGAACTTACGGGCATCGGGGAGCACGCAACGTGCCCATTATGATGTCCCTGTCGATAAAGAACGCGGTCTACCGCTGCTGGATATCCGATCGCCCAAGCGCTCACTCGACGAAGTGATTCTTCCTCCGAGCAGCTCTGCGGCTTTGGAGGAAATTCTTGAGGAAAACAGACGGGCTGATGTTCTACGCAGTTATGGAATGCAGCCTGCTGGCAAGGTCATCTTCTTCGGTCCCCCTGGATGCGGGAAGACCTTGGCTGCTGAGGTCGTGGCCTTTGAGCTCGACCGACCACTTGCCATCGTCCGCTTAGATGCGCTGGTCTCCTCCTTCCTGGGCGAGACTGCCGCAAACCTTCGAAAGGTCTTCGATTTTATTGCCCAGCATCCGTTTGTGGTCCTGTTCGATGAATTCGATGCTATCGGCAAAGAACGGGACAACGGCAGTGACCATGGCGAGCTGCGCCGAGTAGTCAACGCTGTGCTTCAGATGATGGACTCATACGAAGGTAGCAGTTTGATTATCGCCGCTACGAACCATGAGAAAATCCTCGACTCGGCTATCTGGCGGCGATTTGATGAGTCCATCGAATTTCCCCTTCCAGATGAGAAACAGCTGAAAGAAATTTTGCATCTGAAGCTGCGGGGAATCCGTCGTCAATTTGAGATTGACGACAAAGAAGTATTGAAGGAGTTTAAGGGTAAGAGTGGTGCGGACGTCGAGCGCGTAATACGCCGTGCAGCGAAACGGATGATCTTGCGGGAGCAAGAATTTCTGACTATCAAGGAGCTGAAGAGCGCCCTTGCTAGGGAAGACCTCAGGAAGTCCTAA
- a CDS encoding recombinase family protein: protein MFIRAYLRASTEEQDASRAQASLEQFASDHNKDIASVYLENASGASADRPELLRLLKDARKGDVLLVESIDRLSRLPVEDWQKLKATIDSKGLRIVALDLPTSHQGMQDTKGDEFTGRMLGAINSMLVEMMAAIARKDYEQRRERQAQGIEKAKAAGKYQGRPIDEGLHKRVTELLGAGLGIRATARHANCSTTTVLRIRDLASA from the coding sequence TGTTCATCCGCGCATATCTCCGAGCATCAACCGAAGAGCAAGACGCCAGCCGCGCCCAGGCCTCGCTTGAACAGTTCGCCAGCGACCATAACAAGGACATTGCGAGCGTGTATCTTGAGAATGCCAGTGGCGCCTCCGCCGACCGGCCCGAGTTGCTGCGTCTGCTTAAAGATGCGCGCAAGGGTGACGTGCTGCTGGTGGAGTCAATAGACCGGCTTTCCCGCTTGCCGGTGGAGGATTGGCAGAAGCTCAAGGCCACGATTGATTCCAAGGGACTGCGCATCGTCGCGCTCGATCTCCCGACCAGTCACCAGGGAATGCAGGACACGAAGGGCGACGAGTTCACCGGGCGGATGCTTGGCGCTATCAACTCGATGCTGGTGGAAATGATGGCAGCCATTGCCCGCAAGGATTACGAGCAACGCCGTGAGCGCCAGGCCCAGGGTATCGAGAAGGCCAAAGCTGCCGGTAAGTATCAAGGCCGGCCGATCGATGAAGGTTTGCACAAGCGCGTTACGGAACTGCTCGGTGCCGGCCTTGGCATCCGAGCAACGGCCAGGCACGCCAACTGCTCAACCACCACGGTACTCAGGATCAGGGACTTGGCCAGTGCCTGA